A DNA window from Akkermansiaceae bacterium contains the following coding sequences:
- a CDS encoding penicillin-binding protein 2 — translation MNRSFQNRSIVLCLVLVTGLSALSARLVQIQLVNRQRYAESSAKAFQRTERLPGTRGMIVDRHEEPLAKSIPVATVFVDKNHLNDPKLAAYGLAYQEACSTTPGWDKLPESDRRKLINGIRGEILSRYRETPEVIVQQHLSAAVGILARPLGMRRDEMREKIEKSKGKWLPIAKDLPEDVADQLREAVEQNWLQGFEFESSIKRWYTTPNMATHLIGYTGEVEKTDDDGKTKTSVVGRFGIEKALEEYLAGRDGWRKHKRDARGLVVPGNSGSINPPKSGWNAQLTLDMGLQAIVEEELDACLTEFKTKTGTIIMMDPKTGEVLAMANRPHFDLNHKQNIAEASWNYAIQTTYEPGSTIKIIAASAALNEGLVTPQTSIFCHNGVFIDGSVKVTDEHPAGQLTFEGILLKSNNIGTYKLARQVGMKRFYDYMDRWGFAKKTGILLSDESRGYVRNTGNPTDFSRACYGYATAVTPLQMTAAYSVIAGDGKLRKPKIVKALVANDGTPIQEFGAEVVNEVIKPATAKKMRAALTKVTEKGGTATRAAVVGFKVAGKTGTARKHKPGGGYDLTRKITSFIGMMPADDPAFVCAVIIDEPQPHGEISSVAGGNVSAPAFSKIAARAAIHMNLKPTEPVSPPLASSNNQ, via the coding sequence GTGAACCGTAGTTTCCAGAACCGCAGCATCGTCCTGTGCCTGGTCCTTGTGACCGGACTCAGCGCCCTGTCCGCGAGGTTGGTCCAGATCCAGTTGGTGAACCGCCAGCGCTACGCGGAAAGCTCCGCGAAGGCGTTCCAGCGGACGGAGCGCCTGCCCGGCACGCGCGGCATGATCGTGGACCGCCATGAGGAACCCCTGGCGAAAAGTATCCCGGTCGCCACCGTCTTCGTGGACAAGAACCACCTCAACGACCCGAAGCTGGCGGCCTACGGCCTGGCCTATCAGGAAGCCTGCTCGACAACCCCCGGCTGGGACAAACTGCCGGAGAGCGACCGCCGGAAGCTGATCAACGGCATCCGCGGGGAGATCCTCTCCCGTTACCGGGAAACCCCGGAGGTCATCGTGCAGCAGCACCTTTCCGCCGCCGTCGGCATCCTCGCCCGGCCGCTCGGCATGCGCCGGGATGAGATGCGGGAAAAGATCGAGAAGTCGAAAGGCAAGTGGCTGCCCATCGCCAAAGACCTGCCGGAGGATGTGGCGGATCAGCTGCGTGAGGCGGTGGAGCAGAACTGGCTCCAGGGCTTCGAGTTCGAAAGCTCGATCAAGCGTTGGTACACCACGCCGAACATGGCCACCCACCTGATCGGCTACACCGGTGAGGTGGAGAAGACGGACGACGATGGCAAGACAAAGACCAGCGTGGTCGGGCGTTTCGGCATCGAGAAAGCGCTCGAGGAATACCTCGCGGGCCGCGATGGTTGGCGCAAGCACAAGCGGGACGCGCGGGGCCTGGTGGTCCCGGGGAACTCCGGCAGCATCAATCCGCCGAAGTCGGGGTGGAACGCGCAGCTCACCCTGGACATGGGCCTGCAGGCCATCGTCGAGGAGGAACTGGATGCCTGCCTCACCGAGTTCAAGACCAAGACCGGCACCATCATCATGATGGACCCGAAGACCGGTGAGGTGCTCGCGATGGCGAACCGCCCGCATTTCGATCTCAACCACAAGCAGAACATCGCCGAGGCGAGCTGGAACTACGCCATCCAGACGACCTACGAGCCGGGTTCCACGATCAAGATCATCGCCGCATCCGCCGCGCTGAACGAAGGTCTGGTCACGCCGCAGACGTCCATTTTCTGCCACAACGGCGTTTTCATCGACGGCTCCGTGAAAGTGACGGATGAACATCCGGCGGGCCAGCTCACCTTCGAGGGGATCCTTCTCAAGTCCAACAACATCGGAACCTACAAGCTGGCCCGCCAGGTGGGTATGAAGCGTTTCTATGACTACATGGACCGTTGGGGTTTCGCAAAGAAAACGGGCATCCTGCTGAGTGACGAGAGCAGGGGCTACGTCCGCAACACCGGCAACCCGACGGACTTTTCCCGCGCCTGCTATGGCTATGCCACGGCGGTCACTCCGCTGCAGATGACCGCCGCCTACTCGGTCATCGCCGGTGACGGGAAGCTGCGCAAACCGAAGATCGTGAAGGCGCTGGTGGCCAATGACGGCACTCCCATCCAGGAGTTCGGCGCCGAGGTGGTCAACGAAGTCATCAAACCGGCGACCGCGAAGAAAATGCGCGCCGCCCTCACCAAGGTGACGGAAAAAGGCGGGACTGCGACCCGCGCCGCCGTCGTGGGATTCAAGGTGGCGGGCAAGACCGGCACCGCGAGAAAGCACAAGCCGGGTGGCGGCTATGATCTGACGCGCAAGATCACCTCCTTCATCGGAATGATGCCGGCGGATGATCCCGCCTTCGTCTGTGCCGTGATCATTGATGAACCCCAGCCCCACGGGGAGATTTCCAGCGTGGCCGGCGGCAATGTGTCCGCACCCGCCTTCAGCAAGATCGCCGCCCGGGCGGCGATCCACATGAATTTGAAGCCCACCGAACCCGTCTCACCCCCGTTGGCCAGTTCCAATAACCAATGA
- the rsmH gene encoding 16S rRNA (cytosine(1402)-N(4))-methyltransferase RsmH, with translation MVRAASGWLSARPSEISMSAAEARSDGGYHLPVLPDEVVEWSGAGPDTFVIDGTLGGGGHSELFLKAGARVMGVDRDPEALAHARARLAAFGARFTWWEGNFSKVIDSPAIQSGDLADVLLMDLGVSSRQLDSAERGFSFQKDGPLDMRMGPSSPRTAADVVNAWPEADLVKIFFEFGEEPKARRIASAIVKRRAVRPFTTTLDLAGYIEQTIGRHGRTHPATRAFQAIRMAVNEELESLAAALEAAPSVLKPGGRLCIITFHSLEDRMVKRFLKHRSTAFLDEPGWPEPRPNPDYQFRLLSRKAIAPTAAEISLNPRARSAKLRVAQLLAPNP, from the coding sequence ATGGTCCGCGCCGCTTCTGGCTGGTTGTCGGCGCGGCCATCGGAAATTTCCATGAGCGCGGCGGAAGCCCGCTCAGACGGCGGATACCATCTCCCGGTTCTGCCGGATGAGGTGGTGGAGTGGTCCGGCGCGGGTCCGGACACCTTCGTCATCGACGGCACCCTCGGGGGAGGCGGCCACAGCGAGCTGTTCCTGAAGGCCGGCGCCCGTGTGATGGGTGTTGACCGGGATCCGGAGGCGCTCGCCCATGCGCGTGCCCGCCTTGCGGCGTTCGGCGCCCGCTTCACCTGGTGGGAAGGGAACTTCTCCAAGGTCATCGATTCCCCCGCCATCCAGTCCGGGGATCTGGCGGATGTGCTGTTGATGGATCTGGGCGTTTCCTCCCGCCAACTGGATTCCGCCGAGCGCGGTTTCTCCTTCCAGAAGGACGGCCCGCTGGACATGCGGATGGGGCCGTCCAGCCCGCGTACGGCGGCGGATGTGGTGAACGCCTGGCCGGAAGCGGACCTGGTGAAGATCTTCTTCGAGTTCGGCGAGGAACCGAAGGCGCGCCGCATCGCTTCCGCGATCGTGAAACGCCGTGCGGTCCGTCCGTTCACCACCACGCTGGATCTGGCAGGTTACATCGAACAGACCATCGGCCGCCACGGCCGCACCCATCCGGCGACCCGCGCTTTCCAAGCCATCCGGATGGCGGTGAACGAGGAGTTGGAATCCCTCGCCGCCGCCCTCGAAGCCGCTCCTTCCGTTCTCAAACCGGGGGGCAGGCTTTGTATCATCACTTTCCACAGCCTCGAGGACAGGATGGTGAAGCGGTTCCTGAAACACCGCTCCACGGCATTCCTGGATGAGCCGGGGTGGCCGGAGCCGAGGCCGAATCCGGATTACCAGTTCCGGCTCCTCTCCAGAAAAGCGATCGCCCCCACCGCTGCTGAAATCTCCCTGAACCCGCGAGCCCGCAGCGCCAAGCTGCGGGTTGCACAGCTTTTGGCCCCCAACCCATGA
- a CDS encoding DUF2281 domain-containing protein, protein MSTITAILEPDADGTLHLPVPDELKSKRVKVVATLEEADATEPKAKFKAGCLKGFWIAPDFDAPLEDFKEYME, encoded by the coding sequence ATGAGCACGATCACCGCGATCCTGGAACCGGATGCCGATGGCACCCTGCACCTGCCCGTGCCCGACGAACTGAAGTCCAAAAGGGTGAAAGTGGTGGCTACGCTGGAGGAAGCGGATGCTACAGAACCAAAGGCAAAATTCAAAGCCGGCTGTCTCAAGGGTTTTTGGATCGCACCCGATTTCGATGCGCCTCTTGAGGACTTCAAGGAATACATGGAATGA
- a CDS encoding type II toxin-antitoxin system VapC family toxin translates to MKLLVDTQALIWALEGDKRLSRVAREALEDPTNRRIVSIATGWEMAIKTGLGKLNPPMPLPHLFPAELERLGFEILPIKSEHVHRLLDLPLHHRDPFDRMLIAQALSENLTMVGCDVAFDAYGAARIW, encoded by the coding sequence ATGAAGCTGCTGGTGGATACCCAAGCGCTGATCTGGGCTCTGGAAGGGGACAAGCGGCTTTCAAGGGTCGCGCGCGAAGCGCTGGAGGATCCCACCAACCGGCGTATCGTTAGCATCGCGACTGGCTGGGAAATGGCCATCAAGACAGGACTGGGAAAACTGAATCCACCCATGCCGCTCCCACATCTCTTTCCGGCGGAGTTGGAGCGCCTCGGATTTGAAATCTTGCCGATCAAATCGGAGCATGTTCACCGGCTCCTTGATCTGCCTCTCCATCACCGTGATCCCTTTGACCGGATGCTGATTGCCCAGGCTCTGAGCGAAAACCTGACGATGGTCGGTTGCGATGTGGCCTTCGACGCCTATGGAGCGGCAAGGATCTGGTGA
- the rpmB gene encoding 50S ribosomal protein L28: protein MARICDIRGTRVRSGGKIHRSGLAKKKGGIGRHVTKVVKRTVSPNLQNKRIWVEELGQHVKLKISCRALKTMNKNGAFATLKKAGLIG from the coding sequence ATGGCCCGTATTTGTGATATCCGAGGAACCCGTGTCCGCTCAGGCGGTAAAATCCACCGTTCCGGTCTGGCCAAGAAAAAGGGCGGTATCGGCCGCCACGTCACCAAGGTCGTGAAGCGCACCGTTTCCCCGAACCTCCAGAACAAGCGCATCTGGGTTGAGGAACTCGGCCAGCACGTGAAGCTGAAGATCAGCTGCCGCGCCCTGAAGACCATGAACAAGAATGGTGCTTTCGCCACCCTCAAGAAGGCTGGTCTGATCGGCTGA
- a CDS encoding alpha/beta fold hydrolase — protein MSHRKSPVEIQKKNETFGYRSWVAKGVEQDIVVIGIHGFCGASIDYENLGNHLLKNQPKTALYAYEVRGQGNDPMSTRRGDIGDPKDWYRDLFAFTQLVEERHPDAKIVWYGESMGAMIASHALRESPREDPPCDALVLSSPIVRFKDDVPFWQPALVQAAAATAPLARISLETLAGGESVQMTQTSTHGQQSETNSYHIEKHTLRLLGALGRHIDSMNDCAATFQVPVLVLHGEHDYFNTDSDMRGFVAHIPAGTPKTYKNYRGAYHLLMYDAKKEKVFGDVESWLSKLRRNRL, from the coding sequence GTGAGCCATCGGAAATCCCCCGTGGAGATCCAGAAGAAGAACGAAACCTTCGGCTACCGGAGCTGGGTGGCGAAGGGCGTGGAGCAGGACATCGTCGTCATCGGCATCCACGGCTTCTGCGGCGCGTCGATCGACTATGAGAATCTTGGCAACCACCTGTTGAAAAACCAGCCGAAGACCGCGCTCTACGCCTATGAGGTCCGTGGGCAGGGGAACGACCCCATGAGCACCCGCCGCGGCGACATCGGTGATCCGAAGGACTGGTACCGCGACCTTTTCGCCTTCACCCAGTTGGTGGAGGAACGCCATCCGGACGCGAAGATCGTCTGGTATGGGGAGAGCATGGGGGCGATGATCGCCTCCCACGCACTGCGGGAGTCTCCGCGGGAAGATCCTCCGTGTGACGCGCTGGTGCTTTCCTCTCCCATCGTCCGCTTCAAGGATGACGTGCCTTTCTGGCAGCCCGCCCTGGTCCAAGCGGCGGCGGCCACCGCCCCGCTGGCGAGGATCTCGCTGGAAACCCTGGCGGGCGGGGAGTCCGTCCAGATGACCCAGACCTCCACCCACGGCCAGCAGTCGGAGACGAATTCCTACCACATCGAGAAGCACACCCTCCGTCTGCTGGGGGCGCTGGGCCGCCACATCGACTCGATGAACGACTGCGCCGCCACCTTCCAGGTGCCGGTGCTGGTGCTCCACGGGGAGCATGATTATTTCAACACGGACTCCGACATGCGCGGATTCGTCGCCCACATCCCGGCCGGCACCCCGAAGACCTACAAAAACTACCGCGGTGCCTACCACCTGCTGATGTATGACGCGAAAAAGGAGAAAGTTTTCGGTGATGTGGAGAGCTGGCTGTCCAAATTGCGGCGCAACCGGCTCTGA